One Glycine max cultivar Williams 82 chromosome 6, Glycine_max_v4.0, whole genome shotgun sequence DNA segment encodes these proteins:
- the LOC102669356 gene encoding uncharacterized protein, producing the protein MVKLLLHSLLFGCNVSGTKALAEEIKARYDKAAVKVVDLILTLLQFGGYTLVQNSVDLYRSFGFDTQSVLIGLIIFQLFYQMDKSWIDYNFLNKEKYIRGVLNFLDFAFAKSSKDGKILCPCTKCVNCKWRSRMNVYEHIISNGFLKGYVTWIFHGEQVGPSSSLDTSQVEGEFDHDMDTLVHDAFTMHATNESNDTDINMEDGDSREFMNGPSVQQSEDNNNSEKLYQMLREAEQSLYKGCKKFTKLSFLVHLYHLKCLNGWTDKSFSMLLELLSDALPEENTLPKSFYDTKKIISGLGLSYEKIHVCPNECILYRKDLADAEICPKCNLSRWKYNSDDVECRKKIPAKILRWFPLIPRLQRLFVSPKTACSMIWHEVGRTKDGLLRHPADSFAWKNFDCQYPDFACDARNVRLGLATDGFNPFKTMAISHSTWPVILILYNLPPWMCMKQPNFILSLLIPGPKGPGMNLDVYMQPLVEELKELWEIGVKTFDACKKESFQMRAAIMWTINDFPAYANLSGWSTRGQYACPCCGFEIGSKWLRYGRKFCYMCHRRWLEPDHKWIYNKRDFDGTQEFRAPPDLPSGAFSLRQMEYHGVGDWSPWKKRSILFTLPYWQHSVLRHNLDVMHIEKNVCDNIIGMLLQLEGKPKDNDKARYDLVDMNIRSQLHPKMHPSKGKQYFPRACYQMTSKEKETFLEVLKTIKAPDEYLSNISRCVQVKEHKISGLKSYDCHLLMQEFLPIAMKGCLPDKVSLAISDLCCFFKELCGKVLNESSF; encoded by the exons ATGGTGAAATTGCTTCTTCATTCTCTCTTGTTTGGTTGCAATGTTTCTGGCACCAAA gCATTGGCAGAGGAGATCAAGGCAAGATATGATAAAGCAGCTGTCAAAGTTGTTGACCTG ATTCTTACACTTCTACAATTTGGAGGATATACACTAGTGCAAAATTCAGTTGATCTGTATCGAAGCTTTGGGTTTGATACACAGTCAGTCCTCATTGGGCTCATCATATTTCAG ttattttatcaaatggatAAGAGTTGGATAGACtacaattttcttaataaagaGAAGTATATTAGAGGAGTTTTAAACTTTCTAGATTTTGCATTTGCGAAATCGTCAAAGGATGGAAAAATTTTATGCCCTTGTACCAAATGTGTCAATTGCAAGTGGCGCTCTCGGATGAATGTTTATGAGCACATTATTAGTAATGGATTTCTAAAAGGATATGTTACTTGGATCTTTCATGGTGAACAAGTTGGCCCATCTAGTTCTTTAGATACATCCCAAGTGGAAGGGGAGTTTGATCATGACATGGATACATTGGTTCATGATGCATTCACAATGCATGCAACTAATGAGAGTAATGACACAGATATAAATATGGAGGATGGAGATTCTAGAGAATTTATGAATGGACCTAGTGTTCAACAATCTGAAGACAATAATAATTCAGAAAAGTTATATCAAATGTTAAGGGAGGCAGAGCAAAGTCTTTATAAAGGTTGTAAGaagtttacaaaattgtcattccTTGTACATTTGTATCACTTAAAGTGTCTAAATGGGTGGACTGATAAAAGTTTTTCGATGTTGTTAGAGCTGTTAAGTGATGCATTACCAGAGGAAAATACTTTGCCCAAATCATTTTATGATACAAAGAAGATTATTTCAGGGTTGGGTCTATCTTATGAAAAAATTCATGTTTGTCCCAATGAATGCATATTGTATAGGAAGGATTTGGCTGATGCTGAAATTTGCCCTAAATGCAATTTGTCAAGATGGAAATATAACTCTGATGATGTTGAATGTAGAAAAAAGATACCTGCAAAGATTCTTCGTTGGTTCCCTCTTATACCTAGATTGCAAAGACTTTTTGTATCACCAAAAACAGCTTGTTCTATGATATGGCATGAGGTTGGTCGAACTAAAGATGGACTCCTGAGGCATCCagctgattcatttgcttggaaGAATTTTGATTGTCAGTATCCTGATTTTGCTTGTGACGCTCGTAATGTTCGACTAGGTTTGGCTACTGATGGCTTTAATCCTTTCAAAACTATGGCAATTTCCCATAGCACTTGGCCTGTTATCTTGATTCTGTACAATCTTCCTCCATGGATGTGTATGAAGCAACctaattttatactttcattGCTTATTCCTGGTCCAAAAGGTCCAGGTATGAACCTTGATGTTTATATGCAGCCTCTTGTGGAAGAATTAAAGGAATTATGGGAAATTGGGGTAAAAACGTTTGATGCATGTAAAAAAGAGTCATTCCAAATGCGTGCTGCAATTATGTGGACTATTAATGATTTTCCTGCTTATGCAAATTTGTCTGGTTGGAGCACTAGAGGCCAATATGCTTGTCCATGTTGTGGTTTTGAGATTGGCTCAAAGTGGTTGCGTTATGGTAGAAAGTTTTGCTATATGTGTCATCGTCGTTGGTTAGAGCCCGATCATAAGTGGATATACAATAAAAGAGATTTTGATGGAACCCAGGAGTTTAGAGCTCCACCTGATCTACCTAGTGGAGCTTTTTCTTTGAGACAGATGGAATATCATGGAGTTGGGGATTGGTCACCATGGAAAAAGAGAAGTATTTTGTTCACATTGCCTTATTGGCAACATAGTGTGCTCCGTCATAATCTTGATGTTATGCACATAGAAAAGAATGTGTGTGATAACATTATTGGGATGTTGTTACAATTAGAAGGTAAGCCAAAGGACAATGATAAGGCACGCTATGATCTTGTTGATATGAATATTAGAAGCCAATTACATCCAAAGATGCACCCAAGTAAAGGCAAACAATATTTTCCTAGAGCTTGTTACCAAATGACttcaaaagagaaagaaacattTTTGGAAGTTCTCAAAACAATAAAAGCTCCTGATGAATATTTGTCTAATATTTCAAGATGTGTGCAAGTGAAGGAACACAAAATATCCGGTCTCAAAAGTTATGATTGTCATCTTTTAATGCAAGAGTTTCTTCCTATAGCTATGAAAGGTTGTTTGCCAGACAAAGTGAGTTTAGCTATATCCGATCTTTGTTGTTTCTTCAAGGAGTTGTGTGGCAAGGTGCTTAATGAGA gttCCTTTTGA
- the LOC100804564 gene encoding transmembrane 9 superfamily member 10, producing MARVLLARNNLCLWIHVYFLLLVHLHVGTSFYLPGVAPEDFHKGDLLRVKVNKLSSTKTQLPYSYYSLPYCHPGHIVDSAENLGEVLRGDRIENSPYVFKMREPQMCNVVCRLTLNAKTAKEFKEKIDDEYRVNMILDNLPLVVPLRRPDRESSLVYLHGFLVGLKGQYAGNKDEKHFVHNHLTFIVKYHRDPVTEMSRIVGFEVKPFSVKHEYDGGWDNTTRLTTCDPHAKKLVSGSEPPQEVEDKKEIIFTYDVEFQESNVKWASRWDSYLLMADDQIHWFSIINSLLIVLFLSGMVAMIMLRTLYRDISKYNQLETQEEAQEESGWKLVHGDVFRPPSNSDLLCVYVGTGVQFFGMILVTMIFAALGFLSPSNRGGLMTAMLLLWVLMGLYGGYSSARLYKMLKGTEWKRIALKTAFMFPATAFAIFFVLNALIWGQRSSGAVPFGTMFALVFLWFCISVPLVFLGGHFGYKKPVTEDPVKTNKIARQIPEQPWYMNSLFSILIGGILPFGAVFIELFFILTSIWLHQFYYIFGFLFIVFLILIVTCAEITIVLCYFQLCSEDYRWWWRSYLTSGSSALYLFLYAAFYFFTKLEITKPVSGVLYFGYMLLLSYGFFVVTGTIGFYSCFWFIKLIYASVKID from the exons ATGGCAAGAGTTCTTCTCGCACGTAATAACCTGTGTCTGTGGATCCATGTGTATTTTTTGTTACTTGTTCATCTCCATGTTGGAACTAGTTTTTACCTTCCTGGTGTTGCACCGGAGGATTTCCACAAG GGGGATCTGTTGAGGGTGAAAGTGAACAAACTATCTTCCACAAAAACACAGCTTCCTTACTCCTACTATTCACTGCCTTACTGTCATCCAGGTCACATTGTTGACAGTGCTGAGAATCTTGGGGAAGTCCTGAGGGGTGACCGCATAGAAAACTCTCCTTACGTG TTTAAAATGAGAGAACCCCAGATGTGCAATGTTGTTTGTCGGCTAACTCTCAATGCAAAAACAGCCAAAGAGTTCAAGGAAAAGATAGATGATGAATATCGTGTGAACAT GATTTTAGACAATCTTCCTTTGGTTGTTCCACTACGGCGACCAGATCGTGAGTCATCCTTGGTGTATCTGCATGGCTTCCTAGTTGGTCTTAAAGGACAGTATGCAGGA AACAAGGATGAAAAGCATTTTGTCCACAACCACTTAACATTTATAGTTAAGTATCACAGAGATCCCGTGACAGAAATGTCAAGAATTGTAGGATTTGAGGTTAAGCCTTTCAG TGTCAAGCATGAATATGATGGTGGATGGGATAATACCACACGCTTAACTACATGTGATCCTCATGCAAAAAAGTTAGTCTCAGGCTCTGAGCCTCCTCAAGAGGTTGAAGACAAGAAGGAGATAATTTTTACCTATGATGTTGAGTTCCAG GAGAGTAATGTGAAGTGGGCATCTCGCTGGGATTCCTATCTCCTAATGGCTGATGACCAAATTCACTggttttcaattattaattctttattgattgtactttttctatcggGCATGGTGGCTATGATAATGTTGAGGACACTTTACCGTGATATTTCCAAGTACAATCAATTAGAGACTCAGGAGGAAGCTCAGGAAGAGTCAGGGTGGAAACTTGTCCATGGAGATGTTTTCAGGCCTCCTTCAAACTCGGATTTACTCTGTGTATATGTTGGAACTGGTGTTCAGTTTTTTGGGATGATTCTTGTCACCATGATTTTTGCTGCACTTGGATTCCTCTCCCCCTCAAATAGAGGGGGGTTGATGACTGCCATGCTCTTGCTCTGGGTCCTTATGGGACTGTATGGTGGCTACTCTTCGGCACGTCTTTATAAGATGTTAAAGGGAACAGAATGGAAAAGAATTGCTCTCAAGACAGCCTTTATGTTTCCTGCCACTGCCTTTGCAATTTTCTTTGTGTTAAATGCACTAATCTGGGGCCAGAGGTCTTCTGGGGCTGTGCCATTTGGTACAATGTTTGCTCTTGTTTTCTTATGGTTTTGCATCTCAGTTCCACTTGTGTTTCTTGGTGGTCATTTTGGTTATAAAAAGCCAGTGACTGAGGATCCTGTAAAGACCAACAAGATAGCCAGGCAGATCCCAGAGCAGCCTTGGTACATGAACTCACTCTTCTCTATTCTAATAGGAGGCATACTCCCATTTGGTGCTGTCTTCATTGAGCTTTTCTTCATTCTCACATCTATCTGGTTgcatcaattttattatatatttggttTCCTCTTCATTGTGTTCCTCATCCTCATTGTTACTTGTGCTGAGATCACAATAGTTCTCTGCTACTTCCAGTTGTGTAGCGAGGACTACCGTTGGTGGTGGAGGTCTTATCTCACTTCAGGTTCCTCTGCACTCTACCTTTTCCTCTATGCTGCATTTTACTTCTTCACAAAGCTTGAGATCACAAAACCAGTTTCTGGAGTCTTGTATTTTGGGTACATGCTGCTTCTTTCATATGGTTTCTTTGTGGTCACTGGTACCATTGGTTTCTATTCATGCTTCTGGTTCATAAAGCTAATCTACGCGTCAGTGAAAATTGACTGA